Proteins from a single region of Desulfolutivibrio sulfoxidireducens:
- the selB gene encoding selenocysteine-specific translation elongation factor, whose protein sequence is MPVIMGTAGHIDHGKTTLIKALTGIDCDRLVEEKKRGITIELGFAFMDLPGDRRLGIIDVPGHERFVKNMVAGAAGIDFVTLVIAADEGIMPQTREHLEICTLLGIKTGLVALTKIDMVDEEWLEMVKEDVAGYLSTTFLADAPIFPVSAHTGQGLDALKSALSELVDTYQPRRRSDLARLPIDRVFTLKGYGTVVTGTLIAGSFKVGDDVVAYPKGTTSKIRNLQSHGQPVQVSPAGRRTAVNLPGLEVDDLERGEVLALPGTLFPSLVWDVELTCLASCPRSIKHRTEIHFHHGTRETLARIFLLDREKLEPGETAICQVRFAEPMAGVFGDRCVVRAYSPLRTVAGGRIVSPLGRKVKRFAEPGLEPLRRLAGAARDEVIPVQLELAGAEGLSFARLMVLSDLESRELDKALKRLCDTGGAALVDREGKEGRTFVAASVVNRLMDELLAAVAAFHKREPLKQGVTRGEMASGFGRGLSPKLFHFLLERLLKTGKLAAEQEMLRLPEHKVSMASDQAKLRDTLLGIYDTGGLTPPNLKDVLESLNLTFKEAQPVYKVLMDQGLVVRIKEDMFCSAAAFKELVAKVAAYFETAREMDPSNFKDIAGLSRKFAIPYLEYMDKEKITVRVGDKRQFRRK, encoded by the coding sequence ATGCCGGTCATCATGGGTACCGCCGGGCACATCGACCACGGCAAGACCACGCTGATAAAGGCCCTGACGGGCATCGACTGCGACCGTCTGGTCGAGGAAAAAAAGCGCGGCATCACCATCGAGCTCGGGTTCGCCTTCATGGACCTGCCCGGGGACCGACGGCTGGGCATCATCGACGTGCCCGGCCATGAGCGGTTCGTGAAAAACATGGTCGCCGGGGCTGCGGGCATCGACTTCGTGACCCTGGTCATCGCCGCGGACGAGGGCATCATGCCCCAGACCCGGGAACATCTGGAAATCTGCACCCTTTTGGGCATAAAGACCGGCCTTGTGGCCCTGACCAAGATCGACATGGTGGACGAGGAATGGCTGGAGATGGTCAAGGAGGACGTGGCCGGCTACCTGTCCACGACCTTTCTGGCCGACGCGCCCATCTTCCCGGTCTCGGCCCACACCGGCCAGGGCCTGGACGCGCTCAAGTCCGCCCTGTCCGAGCTGGTGGACACCTACCAGCCCCGCCGCCGCTCGGATTTGGCCAGACTGCCCATCGACCGGGTGTTCACGCTCAAAGGCTACGGCACCGTGGTCACGGGCACGCTCATCGCCGGCAGCTTCAAGGTCGGCGACGACGTGGTGGCCTATCCCAAGGGCACCACCTCCAAGATCCGCAACCTCCAGTCCCATGGCCAGCCGGTGCAGGTCTCCCCGGCCGGCCGGCGCACGGCCGTAAACCTGCCGGGCCTGGAGGTGGACGATTTGGAACGCGGCGAGGTCCTGGCCCTGCCGGGCACGCTCTTTCCGAGTCTGGTGTGGGATGTGGAGCTGACCTGTCTGGCCTCGTGCCCCCGCTCCATCAAGCACCGCACGGAGATCCACTTCCACCACGGCACCAGGGAGACCCTGGCCCGCATCTTCCTGCTGGACCGGGAGAAGCTCGAACCCGGCGAGACCGCCATCTGCCAGGTGCGCTTCGCCGAGCCCATGGCCGGGGTGTTCGGGGACCGGTGCGTGGTGCGGGCCTATTCGCCGCTACGCACCGTGGCCGGCGGCCGCATCGTGAGCCCCTTGGGGCGCAAGGTCAAACGCTTTGCCGAGCCCGGCCTGGAGCCGCTTCGCCGGCTGGCCGGGGCCGCCCGGGACGAGGTCATCCCGGTGCAACTGGAGCTGGCCGGGGCCGAGGGCCTAAGCTTCGCCCGGCTCATGGTCTTAAGCGACCTGGAGTCGCGGGAGCTGGACAAGGCGCTTAAACGGCTGTGCGACACGGGCGGCGCGGCCCTGGTGGACCGCGAGGGAAAAGAGGGCCGCACCTTCGTGGCCGCCTCGGTCGTCAACCGGCTCATGGACGAGCTTCTCGCGGCCGTGGCCGCCTTTCACAAGCGCGAACCCCTCAAGCAGGGCGTGACCCGGGGCGAGATGGCCTCGGGGTTCGGCCGGGGCCTTTCTCCCAAGCTTTTCCATTTCCTTCTGGAGCGGCTGCTCAAGACCGGAAAACTGGCGGCCGAACAGGAGATGTTGCGCCTGCCGGAGCACAAGGTGTCCATGGCCTCGGACCAGGCCAAATTGCGGGACACGCTGCTTGGGATTTACGACACGGGCGGCCTGACCCCGCCGAACCTCAAGGACGTGCTGGAGTCGTTGAACCTGACCTTCAAGGAGGCCCAACCGGTCTACAAGGTGCTCATGGACCAGGGTCTTGTGGTCCGGATCAAGGAGGACATGTTCTGTTCGGCGGCGGCCTTCAAGGAACTGGTGGCCAAGGTGGCGGCGTATTTCGAGACGGCCAGGGAGATGGACCCGTCGAATTTCAAGGATATCGCCGGGCTGTCGCGCAAGTTCGCGATTCCCTACCTGGAATACATGGACAAGGAAAAGATCACCGTGCGGGTGGGGGATAAGCGGCAGTTTCGGCGCAAGTAG
- the selA gene encoding L-seryl-tRNA(Sec) selenium transferase codes for MTNLFRSLPSMDAVLDRLTARTPYDALPRPLVRQAAERFLDLVREEIRSGVHTDETALALEALFPRLTAFVAVHTRPHFRRVINATGVVVHTNLGRSLLAEAAVAAVAEAAGRYSNLEFDLKTGERGSRYAHVEDILKTLTGAEAALVVNNNAAAVLLVLDTLARGREVIVSRGQLVEIGGSFRIPEVMAKSGAILKEVGATNRTHRRDYENAITDQTAALLKVHTSNFRIIGFTKEVPLKELKEIGTRYNLPVIEDLGSGNLFDFAGLGLGQEPTVQRVVADGADVVSFSGDKVLGGPQAGIIVGKKAYIDRIKKNPLNRALRIDKMTLAALEATLRLYLDPAQAAVKVPTIALIAQAPETLRKKARRLAGVIARTGPGLLTATVRPGTSRVGGGAFPEQDLPTTLVAVTPANPDISAACLRERLLATDPPLVARIEDDTLCLDPRTLADDELTLAAKALAQALA; via the coding sequence ATGACCAATCTCTTTCGCAGCCTGCCGTCCATGGACGCCGTCCTCGACCGCCTGACCGCCCGCACGCCCTACGACGCCCTGCCCCGGCCGCTGGTGCGCCAGGCCGCGGAGCGCTTCCTGGATCTGGTGCGCGAAGAGATCCGCTCCGGCGTCCATACCGACGAGACCGCCCTGGCCCTGGAGGCCCTGTTCCCGCGCCTGACGGCCTTCGTCGCCGTCCATACCCGGCCCCACTTCCGCCGGGTCATAAACGCCACAGGCGTGGTGGTGCACACCAACCTGGGCCGCTCGCTCCTGGCCGAGGCCGCCGTGGCCGCCGTGGCCGAGGCCGCCGGACGCTATTCCAACCTCGAATTCGACCTGAAAACCGGCGAACGCGGCAGCCGCTACGCCCACGTCGAGGACATCCTGAAAACCCTGACCGGGGCCGAGGCCGCCCTGGTGGTCAACAACAACGCCGCCGCCGTGCTCCTCGTCCTGGACACCCTGGCCAGGGGCCGCGAGGTCATCGTCTCAAGGGGCCAACTCGTGGAGATCGGCGGCTCCTTCCGCATCCCCGAGGTCATGGCCAAAAGCGGGGCCATCCTCAAGGAAGTCGGGGCCACCAACCGCACCCACCGCCGCGACTACGAAAACGCCATCACCGACCAGACCGCCGCCCTGCTCAAGGTCCACACCTCCAACTTCCGGATCATCGGCTTCACCAAGGAAGTGCCCCTCAAGGAACTCAAGGAGATCGGAACCCGGTACAACCTGCCGGTCATCGAGGACCTGGGCTCGGGCAACCTCTTCGACTTCGCCGGCCTGGGACTTGGCCAGGAACCCACGGTGCAGCGCGTGGTGGCCGACGGCGCGGACGTGGTCAGCTTCAGCGGCGACAAGGTCCTGGGCGGCCCCCAGGCCGGCATCATCGTGGGCAAAAAGGCCTATATCGACCGCATCAAGAAAAACCCCCTGAACCGGGCCCTGCGCATCGACAAGATGACCCTGGCCGCCCTGGAGGCCACCCTTCGCCTGTACCTGGACCCGGCCCAGGCCGCCGTAAAGGTTCCGACCATCGCGCTCATCGCCCAAGCCCCCGAAACCCTGCGCAAAAAGGCCCGCCGCCTGGCCGGCGTCATCGCCAGGACCGGCCCGGGGCTTCTGACCGCGACCGTCCGGCCCGGAACGTCCCGGGTGGGGGGCGGGGCGTTTCCCGAACAGGATCTGCCCACCACCCTGGTGGCCGTTACCCCCGCGAACCCCGATATCTCCGCCGCCTGCCTGCGCGAACGCCTGCTGGCCACCGACCCGCCCCTGGTGGCCCGCATCGAGGACGATACCCTGTGCCTGGACCCGCGCACCTTGGCCGACGACGAACTGACGCTGGCGGCCAAGGCCCTGGCCCAGGCGCTGGCGTAG
- a CDS encoding AAA family ATPase, with product MKLMRIAIDNYKSLKGVDIKPSSLSVLIGPNASGKSNFIDALDFLGQIYNHGLSNAISIKGGYENIAFRRTRRTKAPIFFLIEFVIKRKQASFAPYLKSSINNFRLAHMFSFKSKGAKIKSQFEILSEEMLIYEHGKNNTVDVFEPIFSIKRTKSILNTYFNPDIIDGKEAQDFFKDLFSNKGHLSYAFHDQLLFISDPLISNIFGFRELASISTFRFSFQSCRSSGTPSVNPRLGLLGEGLPSVVDWIKSNYKEKWTLIINSMQDILPDIEDIIIDYTHTKRLSLFFKTANADRPWSSEEVSDGTLQALAIFIAITDPRNKILAIEEIENSIHPWIINVVVNLLRDSSKQKTIIITTHSPVVIDKISPDEAWIVFKVNGETKIKNLTTLNPDIKREWEQGKYTLSAFLDSGLVPQAIPGGVQ from the coding sequence ATGAAGCTCATGAGAATTGCCATCGACAACTACAAGTCTTTGAAGGGCGTAGACATAAAACCGTCTAGCCTGTCAGTTCTCATTGGCCCTAATGCTTCTGGAAAATCAAATTTTATTGATGCGTTAGATTTCTTAGGCCAAATCTACAATCATGGCCTTTCTAATGCAATATCAATAAAAGGCGGATATGAAAACATCGCATTCCGCAGAACACGCAGAACGAAAGCACCGATATTTTTTTTGATTGAATTCGTCATCAAGCGCAAACAAGCGTCATTCGCTCCATACTTAAAGTCAAGCATAAATAATTTTCGCTTAGCGCACATGTTTTCGTTCAAATCAAAAGGTGCAAAAATAAAATCACAGTTTGAAATTTTAAGTGAAGAAATGCTTATCTACGAGCATGGCAAAAACAACACAGTTGACGTTTTTGAACCAATCTTCTCAATCAAAAGAACAAAATCAATTTTAAACACATACTTTAATCCTGACATAATAGACGGAAAAGAAGCCCAAGATTTTTTTAAAGATTTATTTTCAAACAAAGGCCACCTTTCATACGCATTTCATGATCAACTCCTCTTTATTTCTGACCCACTAATTTCGAATATATTTGGGTTCCGTGAGCTTGCATCGATCTCTACCTTTCGTTTTTCATTTCAATCATGCAGATCTTCTGGAACACCAAGCGTCAACCCAAGGCTTGGATTGCTTGGTGAAGGGCTCCCATCTGTAGTAGACTGGATTAAAAGCAACTACAAAGAAAAGTGGACATTGATCATCAATAGCATGCAGGACATACTACCTGACATAGAAGACATAATAATTGACTACACGCATACCAAACGACTTAGCCTTTTCTTTAAAACTGCCAATGCAGATCGCCCATGGTCATCTGAAGAAGTATCAGACGGAACACTTCAAGCACTTGCTATATTTATTGCTATTACTGACCCAAGAAACAAAATTCTTGCAATTGAAGAAATTGAGAACTCAATTCATCCCTGGATAATTAACGTCGTAGTTAATTTACTTCGCGATTCAAGCAAACAAAAAACAATTATCATCACAACCCACTCTCCAGTTGTTATCGACAAAATTAGCCCAGATGAGGCGTGGATTGTATTCAAAGTAAACGGCGAAACGAAAATTAAAAACCTTACAACCTTAAACCCTGACATCAAAAGAGAATGGGAACAAGGTAAATACACACTTTCCGCATTCCTTGACAGCGGCCTTGTCCCCCAGGCTATTCCGGGGGGCGTCCAATGA
- a CDS encoding NYN domain-containing protein, with protein sequence MDRVAVFVDAGYFCTGGATVVAGTRVRRADVTLHVANAIGLLKAKAESLTNLQLLRIYWYDGAISQNLTTEQQLIAAENDVKLRLGTVNGFGEQKGVDSRIVTDMAELSRLRAICDAVLVAGDEDIRLGVELAQQQGVRVHLLAIEDSGCSANLKRESDTFSCLTRQEMNVVMTVAASQRLHLDIQAPGAAVETSTRDSEDAPVVDYKRIIAEYTSTLSTAERAAFRDAVLANRDQIPSEHDRRLLGRARESLTRNLTPPEKKELRQAVKDILLA encoded by the coding sequence GTGGACAGGGTCGCGGTCTTTGTTGATGCAGGCTATTTTTGTACAGGTGGCGCCACGGTGGTAGCCGGGACACGCGTAAGGCGTGCCGACGTTACACTGCATGTCGCAAATGCCATTGGATTGCTGAAGGCCAAGGCCGAGTCGTTGACAAATCTTCAGTTGCTCCGGATTTATTGGTACGATGGTGCCATTTCGCAAAATTTGACGACAGAGCAACAACTCATCGCGGCGGAAAACGATGTGAAATTGCGCCTTGGGACCGTCAATGGGTTTGGCGAACAAAAAGGAGTTGACTCGCGGATTGTGACCGACATGGCCGAACTTTCACGGCTGCGAGCGATATGTGATGCGGTCTTGGTTGCCGGAGATGAGGATATTCGACTGGGAGTCGAATTGGCGCAGCAGCAGGGGGTCAGGGTTCATTTGCTGGCAATCGAGGATTCCGGATGTTCCGCGAATTTGAAAAGAGAGTCCGACACGTTTTCGTGTCTCACCAGACAAGAAATGAATGTGGTAATGACCGTTGCAGCTTCTCAACGGTTGCATCTCGATATACAGGCACCGGGCGCTGCGGTGGAAACGTCTACGAGGGATTCCGAGGATGCGCCGGTTGTTGATTATAAAAGAATAATCGCTGAATACACGTCGACGCTTTCCACAGCGGAGCGTGCCGCATTCCGTGATGCCGTCCTGGCGAATAGGGATCAGATTCCATCTGAACATGACAGAAGATTGTTGGGCAGGGCGAGAGAATCCCTGACACGGAATCTGACGCCCCCAGAAAAAAAAGAACTACGGCAAG
- a CDS encoding DUF4276 family protein, with protein MKIGVLVDGTAESQAQKVLCRKITIPGVTISDPIYVDMQPKATPAQISKKIEGKIQLYLGKVDRIIILIDLEDKAQCPTTFSKQIERELHGKYPSETLVVVKKYTFENWLIADPGAFRKIPRRFQPTKSFESSIVPNKADNITNAQRHINTIMGRGTQYHKGRDPLQLAEKADIMEMAKNSRSFRRFLRLVGHPKYQDQSKIPCKVE; from the coding sequence ATGAAAATTGGCGTTCTGGTCGATGGAACCGCAGAATCTCAAGCGCAGAAAGTTCTATGCAGGAAGATTACAATTCCCGGGGTGACAATTTCCGACCCTATTTATGTGGACATGCAACCCAAGGCCACTCCGGCGCAAATCTCAAAAAAGATCGAAGGAAAAATACAACTTTATCTTGGAAAAGTTGATCGAATTATAATTCTCATCGACTTGGAAGACAAGGCACAATGCCCGACGACATTTTCCAAACAAATCGAACGGGAACTTCATGGCAAATACCCATCTGAAACTCTTGTTGTCGTAAAAAAATACACTTTTGAGAACTGGTTGATCGCTGATCCTGGCGCTTTCCGTAAAATCCCGAGACGGTTTCAACCGACCAAGTCTTTTGAGAGTTCGATAGTTCCGAACAAAGCAGACAATATCACAAATGCGCAAAGGCATATCAACACGATCATGGGCAGGGGTACACAGTATCACAAAGGCCGTGATCCACTGCAACTAGCCGAGAAAGCCGACATCATGGAAATGGCGAAAAACTCTCGTTCCTTTCGCCGTTTTCTCAGGCTGGTCGGTCATCCGAAATATCAAGATCAAAGCAAGATTCCTTGCAAAGTGGAGTGA
- a CDS encoding lytic transglycosylase domain-containing protein: MMAMTDPMPDAGAQTGVPCSTACPAAAARGRAWPCGLWRAAYLTVAAVLWVGMGLGPTSPTAWASGPKMSTAPVAAKEIRGISVTGEGAGVAAAMRESRRGRRASADGMARGASGGSTVSRRYPELIQSGRLIELVNRYSGKYGVDPRLVYSLIEQESRFNRLAVSPKGAQGLMQIMPDTQRYLGLSDPFDEEKNIDAGIRYLRAMLDRFQTEVMALAAYNAGPEAVARHNGVPPYDETKDYVLKVVDRYFFLRLKYPSGNIGEIAQAEAGL, from the coding sequence ATGATGGCGATGACGGACCCGATGCCGGACGCGGGCGCGCAAACGGGCGTACCCTGTTCCACGGCCTGCCCGGCGGCCGCCGCGCGGGGCCGCGCCTGGCCCTGCGGGCTTTGGCGCGCGGCGTATCTCACTGTGGCGGCGGTGCTGTGGGTCGGTATGGGCCTCGGCCCGACGTCGCCCACGGCCTGGGCCAGCGGCCCGAAGATGTCCACCGCGCCGGTTGCGGCCAAGGAGATACGCGGGATTTCGGTGACGGGCGAGGGCGCGGGGGTTGCGGCGGCCATGCGCGAGAGCAGGCGGGGCCGGCGGGCGTCGGCGGACGGCATGGCCAGGGGGGCGTCGGGGGGATCGACGGTGTCGCGGCGCTATCCGGAGTTGATCCAGTCCGGGCGGCTGATCGAGCTGGTGAACCGGTACAGCGGCAAGTACGGGGTGGACCCGAGGCTTGTGTATTCGCTGATCGAGCAGGAGTCGCGGTTCAACCGGCTGGCCGTGTCGCCCAAGGGGGCGCAGGGACTTATGCAGATCATGCCGGACACGCAGCGGTATCTGGGGCTTTCGGACCCCTTTGACGAGGAAAAGAACATCGACGCCGGCATCCGGTACCTGCGGGCCATGCTGGACCGTTTCCAGACCGAGGTCATGGCGTTGGCGGCGTACAATGCGGGGCCGGAGGCCGTGGCCAGGCACAATGGCGTGCCGCCCTACGACGAGACCAAGGATTATGTGCTCAAGGTCGTGGACCGCTATTTCTTTTTGCGTCTGAAGTATCCGTCCGGGAACATCGGGGAGATCGCCCAGGCGGAGGCGGGGTTGTAG
- a CDS encoding aminopeptidase, translated as MIELEFETKNCWDVYGDKKSKTAMENLAQEYVEFLSRCKTERETVEFVRGQLRAAGFVESLTGDFKGEAVFRVARGKTLFAARKGKLPLSAGFRLIGAHADSPRLDFKQRPLYQECAVAQAKTHYYGGIRKHQWLARPLALHGVVVKTDGTVMPVCIGEDPADPVFAISDLLPHLAYKQVEKKLSDAFEAEKLNIILGHAPAADKKTEKKNGNTLVKRKVLELLHARYGIAEEDLYSAELQAVPAGPARRVGLDSGIVGGYGQDDRICVYTALRALLAAPRPEHAQVALFWDKEEIGSEGSTGAKSHFFEYCLEDVIAAWEPKAKPRRVYEKSKALSADVHAAMDPDYQDLHEKLNAALLGYGPCFCKFTGHRGKVGANDAHPEYVAWLRGLLARANVPWQMAELGKVDHGGGGTVAKFLAVYGMDVIDFGPPVLSMHSPFELTSVADLYATMLAYKAFLQS; from the coding sequence ATGATCGAGCTGGAGTTTGAGACCAAGAACTGCTGGGACGTGTACGGAGACAAGAAATCGAAAACGGCCATGGAGAATTTGGCCCAGGAATATGTGGAATTTTTGAGCCGCTGCAAGACCGAGCGCGAGACCGTGGAGTTCGTACGAGGACAGTTACGGGCGGCCGGATTCGTGGAAAGCCTGACCGGCGATTTCAAGGGGGAGGCTGTTTTTCGGGTAGCCCGGGGCAAGACGCTGTTCGCGGCCAGGAAGGGAAAACTGCCCCTGTCGGCGGGATTCCGGCTGATCGGTGCCCATGCGGATTCGCCGCGCCTGGATTTCAAGCAGCGCCCGCTGTACCAGGAATGCGCCGTGGCCCAGGCCAAGACGCATTATTACGGCGGCATCCGCAAGCACCAGTGGCTGGCCCGGCCCCTGGCCCTGCACGGGGTGGTGGTCAAGACGGACGGGACCGTGATGCCGGTGTGCATCGGCGAGGACCCGGCCGATCCGGTGTTCGCCATCTCCGACCTCCTGCCGCATCTGGCCTACAAGCAGGTGGAAAAGAAGCTGTCCGACGCCTTCGAGGCCGAGAAGCTCAATATCATCCTGGGGCATGCCCCGGCCGCGGACAAGAAGACGGAAAAGAAGAACGGGAACACTCTGGTCAAGCGCAAGGTCCTGGAGCTGCTCCACGCCCGTTACGGCATTGCCGAGGAGGACCTCTACAGCGCCGAGCTTCAGGCCGTGCCGGCCGGCCCGGCCAGGCGCGTGGGTCTGGATAGCGGCATCGTGGGCGGCTACGGCCAGGACGACCGCATCTGCGTGTATACGGCGCTTCGGGCGCTTCTGGCCGCGCCGAGGCCCGAGCACGCCCAGGTGGCGCTTTTCTGGGACAAGGAGGAGATCGGTTCGGAAGGCTCCACCGGGGCCAAATCGCACTTTTTCGAATACTGCCTGGAGGACGTGATCGCGGCCTGGGAGCCCAAGGCCAAGCCGCGCCGGGTGTACGAGAAGTCCAAGGCGCTTTCGGCCGACGTGCACGCGGCCATGGACCCGGACTATCAGGATTTGCACGAGAAGCTCAACGCCGCGCTTCTGGGCTACGGCCCGTGCTTTTGCAAGTTCACGGGGCACCGGGGAAAGGTCGGTGCCAACGACGCGCATCCGGAATACGTGGCCTGGCTGCGGGGGCTTTTGGCCAGGGCCAATGTGCCGTGGCAGATGGCGGAACTGGGCAAGGTGGACCACGGCGGCGGCGGCACGGTGGCCAAGTTTTTAGCCGTGTACGGCATGGACGTGATCGACTTCGGGCCGCCGGTTCTGTCCATGCACAGCCCCTTCGAGCTGACCAGCGTGGCCGACCTGTACGCCACCATGCTGGCCTACAAGGCCTTTTTGCAGAGTTAA